Genomic DNA from Acidobacteriota bacterium:
GCACCAGGCACTTCACGCCTTTTTGCGTCAACGCATACGCCGCCATGCCGCCTGAAGCGCCAGAGCCGATGATGAGTACGTCGTATTCTTTTTCAGCCATTAAATCACCAAGAGAGTAGTCAGTAGTCAGTAGTCGGTAGTCGGTTGATCAGCCCTCTTCGCGCTTTGAAGAATTCCTACTGACTACCGACTACTGACTACTGGCTGAGTTAATCCAACGGATACCAATACTGCCCCATCCCGCCGCCACGCCGTCCGCCCGTGGCACCCGCCGCCACATACGCGCGCGAATTCTGCGTCGCCGTGCGCACATCCTGTTTCGCCTCACGCAAGAAACGGGCGAAGGGATCAGCGGGCGGCTCATACGTCCACGGCTGGCGCAACGGCGCGAGCAACGTAGCAGCCTGCGCCTCGTCCACCTCGGCAAAGGCTTGCTTGAATTGCCGCAGCGCCTGCGCGTTCAAGGCATCCAGCCCGGCCTTGTAAAGCTGCTGCCGGTCAGCGGGCGATTTGCCGATCAGGAAGTCGAGGAACTCCGGCGCCTCGGCCTCCAGCGCGCCCGGCAAGCCATTGAGCGGCGGCATCAGGATGTCGCTCAGTTTGCGCAACGCAGCGAATTGCGGCGCGCTGAAAAAGCGCGGCACCGTTTCTCCGCCCACATCCAGCGCAGCAATTTCCAGCTTCGGCGCGTCCTCTGTCGTGGGCGCCGGACGTGCGGGTGCGCCTTGTTGCGCGTGTAGTTCAGCAGTGATGGGTAACGCCATGGCAGGCGTGGCAGCAAGGGTTTGAATAAAGCATCGTCGTTTC
This window encodes:
- a CDS encoding gluconate 2-dehydrogenase subunit 3 family protein, with translation MKRRCFIQTLAATPAMALPITAELHAQQGAPARPAPTTEDAPKLEIAALDVGGETVPRFFSAPQFAALRKLSDILMPPLNGLPGALEAEAPEFLDFLIGKSPADRQQLYKAGLDALNAQALRQFKQAFAEVDEAQAATLLAPLRQPWTYEPPADPFARFLREAKQDVRTATQNSRAYVAAGATGGRRGGGMGQYWYPLD